One window of Leifsonia sp. AK011 genomic DNA carries:
- the pyrE gene encoding orotate phosphoribosyltransferase encodes MTDAKQQLIDYISSDAVFHGDFTLTSGKKATYYVDLRKVSLDHRVAPLIGQVMLDLIAEVPDVAAVGGLTMGADPIASAVLHQGAARGLSYDAFVVRKEPKDHGRGRQVEGPDLAGKRVIVLEDTSTTGGSPLAAIEALKKVGAEIAAVAVVVDRSTGARERIEAEGYPYFAAIGLDDLGLPR; translated from the coding sequence GTGACCGACGCGAAGCAGCAGCTCATCGACTACATCTCCTCCGACGCCGTCTTCCATGGCGACTTCACGCTCACGAGCGGCAAGAAGGCGACGTACTACGTCGACCTGCGCAAGGTCAGCCTCGACCATCGCGTCGCGCCGCTCATCGGGCAGGTCATGCTCGATCTGATCGCCGAGGTTCCGGATGTCGCGGCCGTCGGCGGTCTGACGATGGGCGCCGACCCGATCGCCTCCGCCGTGCTGCACCAGGGTGCGGCTCGCGGCCTCTCGTACGATGCTTTCGTCGTGCGCAAGGAACCGAAGGACCACGGCCGCGGACGCCAGGTGGAGGGGCCGGATCTCGCGGGAAAGCGCGTGATCGTCCTCGAGGACACATCCACCACTGGCGGCTCGCCTCTTGCCGCGATCGAAGCACTCAAGAAGGTCGGCGCGGAGATCGCCGCCGTCGCCGTCGTCGTCGACCGCAGCACCGGCGCTCGCGAGCGCATCGAGGCCGAGGGCTACCCGTATTTCGCCGCGATCGGACTGGATGATCTCGGGCTCCCGCGATGA
- a CDS encoding large membrane associated protein — protein sequence MTDERDREGEDEKDELDPSDWLASQFDPTGTVPVQRPVPPVPPAAPAPPTPPVPPAPPTTQLPPQPVAAPPPVAPATPPPAAAPPPLVEPPAQTFTWNLEPGAEVPSPPVPPPTVPPTPPVPPAPAASPPPVVPDFPPTVAMPSADVPTQAFTLPELAETSLSSRELEPQQWEPWQARPVDASLDGATEVIEAEIIGLDGPEGESNPQSPIDDLFGDNQFQDYEGEPLLSGPPPSDPGARSKPAARAPMPRTQKILLWVAGGLVALLALLALFMLGQRLAGAPTAAPAPTPTASPTPEPTVAAPQVGPVLPGEYEWDQLLGGECLAPFESAWQEQYTVVDCGTPHPAQMLVRGQFDDAADAAYPGFDELTKRIGLLCTAPSVINYQVAGTAQDIQVAASFAVDEADWASGNRTYFCFANRASGADLTASIVVPQAAP from the coding sequence ATGACCGACGAGCGCGACCGGGAGGGCGAGGACGAGAAGGACGAACTCGATCCGAGTGACTGGCTCGCGAGCCAGTTCGACCCCACCGGCACCGTGCCCGTGCAGCGCCCCGTGCCGCCGGTCCCGCCCGCAGCTCCTGCTCCGCCGACGCCTCCTGTTCCGCCCGCACCACCCACCACGCAGCTGCCGCCCCAGCCGGTAGCGGCGCCGCCCCCGGTAGCGCCCGCAACGCCCCCTCCCGCCGCAGCGCCGCCCCCGCTCGTGGAGCCGCCAGCCCAGACATTCACGTGGAACCTCGAGCCGGGTGCCGAGGTCCCCAGCCCTCCCGTGCCTCCGCCGACGGTGCCGCCAACCCCTCCCGTCCCACCCGCTCCCGCCGCGTCGCCTCCGCCTGTCGTTCCGGACTTCCCGCCCACCGTTGCGATGCCCTCGGCGGATGTTCCGACCCAGGCGTTCACGCTCCCCGAGCTCGCCGAGACGAGTCTCTCCAGCCGGGAACTGGAGCCCCAGCAGTGGGAGCCGTGGCAGGCACGCCCTGTCGATGCATCCCTCGACGGCGCGACCGAGGTCATCGAAGCCGAGATCATCGGGCTCGATGGCCCGGAGGGCGAGTCGAACCCACAGTCTCCGATCGACGATCTCTTCGGCGACAACCAGTTCCAGGACTACGAGGGCGAGCCCCTCCTCTCCGGTCCGCCGCCGTCCGACCCGGGTGCTCGTTCGAAGCCCGCGGCGCGCGCACCCATGCCCCGCACGCAGAAGATCCTGCTCTGGGTGGCGGGAGGCCTCGTCGCTCTGCTCGCACTTCTGGCGCTCTTCATGCTCGGGCAGCGTCTCGCGGGCGCCCCGACCGCGGCGCCCGCGCCCACCCCCACGGCCAGCCCGACTCCCGAGCCCACGGTCGCCGCGCCCCAGGTCGGCCCGGTGCTTCCGGGCGAGTACGAGTGGGACCAGCTGCTGGGCGGCGAGTGCCTCGCACCCTTCGAGTCGGCGTGGCAGGAGCAGTACACCGTCGTGGACTGTGGAACGCCGCATCCCGCACAGATGCTCGTGCGCGGCCAGTTCGATGACGCAGCGGATGCCGCCTACCCGGGCTTCGACGAGTTGACCAAGCGCATCGGCCTCCTCTGCACAGCCCCGTCCGTCATCAACTACCAGGTGGCGGGCACCGCGCAGGACATCCAGGTCGCGGCGAGTTTCGCCGTGGACGAGGCGGACTGGGCCTCCGGCAACCGCACCTACTTCTGCTTCGCCAACCGCGCCTCCGGCGCGGACCTCACGGCGTCGATCGTCGTGCCGCAGGCAGCCCCGTAA